The genomic region CCATCGGGGCTGAAGGCCAGGCCGTTGAGGGTGATGAAGCCATCCAGTTGCGCGTGGGGCGCGGCCCCGGACGCATAGCGGTAAAGAATGCCCTTGGCCGCGTTCAAGCCCATGTCCAGCACCATGCTCCCCGCCCAGAAACGGCCCTGGCGATCACAGCGACCATCGTTCAGGCGCATGTCCGGACGCGGGTGTTCGACACCGGCCAAGAGCGTAGTGTCGAGGCTACCGTCATTATGGGTGGTCAGTTCAAAGAAGCCGGTTTCCATGCCTGCCACCCAGTTGCCCACTTGAGTACGTGCGATGCAGGCGAGCATCTGTGGTGCCTTCCACGCGCTGAGGTAACCGGTGGCGGCGTCCCAGCGTTGCAGGCTGCCGTTGGGGATATCCACCCAATACAAGGCGTTTTCTTCGGGCACCCACACCGGGCATTCGCCCACGGCGTTGCGGGCGTCGACAATCAATTCAGCGCTCATGGCCACTCATTCCCTTGGGTTGCTGTGCACTCAGTCACCGAACGGCCCTGCCGCGCAAAAAGCCCCGCCCTGGTAGACCGCGGCCGGGTCATCGGCGGCGACCGGTGGCTGGGCTTCGACCTGGGCGCGGAACATTTCGGAGCTGTCCTTGGGAGCAAAGCCCAGGTG from Pseudomonas synxantha harbors:
- a CDS encoding SMP-30/gluconolactonase/LRE family protein; translated protein: MSAELIVDARNAVGECPVWVPEENALYWVDIPNGSLQRWDAATGYLSAWKAPQMLACIARTQVGNWVAGMETGFFELTTHNDGSLDTTLLAGVEHPRPDMRLNDGRCDRQGRFWAGSMVLDMGLNAAKGILYRYASGAAPHAQLDGFITLNGLAFSPDGRTMYASDSHPQVQQVWAFDYDTNTGTPSNRRVFIDMNHFPGRPDGAAVDAEGCYWICANDAGLIHRFTPEGRLDRSLSVPVKKPTMCAFGGSRLDTLYVTSIRDDASEQSVSGGVFALNPGVKGLAEPYFIL